The window GTTGCGCATTCAAGCGGGCTGCGCCATGAAAGTTGACCTGCAGCCGCGGATGAGGAAGAGCCCTATGGAGTAAGAGGGTGCCCTGGAGCTTTGTGCCGCAAGGCCTCAGCCGGGACTCCGCTCACTCGGAAGATCTGTGGGATCTCCTTGAACCTCCCCGAGGACATTCGGTGCGGGCGATCTCACCGCCACTCCCAGTCTACCCCACTTTTGTAACCCCCGTGTGCAACTTACAATGAGGAGGTCCATGGCAGGCTTCCAGCAGCGACTTCGGGGTTGCGAACCGACCTCAGTCCCTCTGCAGGAGCACTGCCATGGACCCCGAACTCTTTCTGACGCACATCTTCTGCCTCTGCGACGATCTGCTGCCACGTCAGCGGCTGCGCCAGAGGGGATTTGCCCCTGCACTGAGTGACAGCGAGGTCCTCGCGATGGAACTCGCCGACGAGTTCCTGGGGCTGGAGAAGGAGACGGATCTCTACCGCTTCTTTCGCTGGCATTACACCCTCTCTTCCCCGCCCTCACGAAGGTGCATCGCACCAGCTTCACGCGCCAGATGGCCAACCTCTGGGGGGTGAAGTACCTCGTGGGGCGGCGCATACTGGAGCGGGTGGTTTTTGATCCCTACTTCTCGATCCTCGACAGCATGCCCGTGCCGATCTGCCGGTTCTCTCGGGCCAAGCGCAGCCGCCTCTTTGCAGGTCAGGCCAGCTATGGAAAGGACTCACTCCAGCCGGGCACCTACTACAGCTTCCGCCTGCACGTGAGGATCTGCTGGCCCGGGGTAATCACCGGCTTCGAGTTGAGCGCAGCCAACGGGGCGGATGTCACTGCGGCGGCCGACCTCCTGGAGCAGGTGCGCGGCTGGGCGCTGGGGGATCAGGCCTACGCGAGCAAGGAGCTCAAGTAGAGAAGCGAGCGGAAGGACTGGCGCTGCTCACTCCTGCTCAGACGAGAAAGCACGAGAAGGTGCCCTGGCCCTTCTGGCTGGTGCTCAAGCGCCGCAGAGTCGAAACGGTGCTGGGCCAGCTGGTCGAGCGCTTCCGGGCCAACCGCACCTGGGCGAGGGACTTGTGGCACCTCTGCTCCCGCTGGCTCAGAAAGGTGCTCGCCCACACTGTGGGGGTCTTCCTCTGCCAGCAGCACGCGCTCTCGGATCTACACCTACGAGACCTCGTCGCTGCCTGACAGAAATAGTTGCACACGCCGGTTGTAAGGCGCGAGGAGCCGGCCAACTACTTTGGTGAGGGGCGGAGCGCCCAGAGGACGTTGACG of the Longimicrobiaceae bacterium genome contains:
- a CDS encoding transposase; translated protein: MANLWGVKYLVGRRILERVVFDPYFSILDSMPVPICRFSRAKRSRLFAGQASYGKDSLQPGTYYSFRLHVRICWPGVITGFELSAANGADVTAAADLLEQVRGWALGDQAYASKELK